From the genome of Candidatus Eremiobacteraceae bacterium:
CACCGCAAGATCTGCAACCACCGGGGGACCGGCGAGGCCACGCGGTGTTCGGCATGACACCCGACGGCGCGACGAACGGTCCGGCGGTGGACTGGAAGACGCTGGCGCCGGGTGTCGGCTACCTGCGCATCTCGTCATTCCCTGATTCCATGCAGAGCGTGCTGCGATGGGCCATGAGCGACGTCGGGCGCGACCGCGCGCTCGTGCTCGATCTGCGCGGCAATCCGGGCGGCTTGGTCGACTCGGTCGATGCCGTCGCGGGTGTGTTCTTACCGGTGGGGACGCTGATCTCGACGGGCACGCGACGCTATCACTTTTTTGGATCCCAACGCTTCACGGCGACCAGCGACGCGGGCGTCACGTACGGCGGACGCTTGGTGGTGCTGGTCGATACGAACAGCCGCAGCGGCGCCGAGTCGCTCGCACGCGCACTGCAATACTATCACCGTGCCACACTGGTCGGCACTCAGACCGCAGGCAAGGTGTTGGGCGTGGACGTCGAGATGGCGCTCGACGACGGCGGATTGTTGAGAGTCGCGACGCTTGACATGCACGCGCCCGACGGCCAGCGTTTAGAGGGTCACGGCGTATCTCCGGACCTCACCGTGAGCGCCGCCACGCGACAGGTCCCGGCGGCATTGGCCTTGCTCGATGAGACGACGACGACGGCTCCCACGGCGGCCCCCGATGCGTTCGGCTGTCCGATCGGTGTGAAAGGTCTGTGGCGCAGAGCGATCGGGTCGGTCCATGGCTACATGATTTACCGGTTGGAGATCGAGACAACCGGTCGCATCGATCGAGCTCGGCTCCTCGCCCAGGGCGCCAAGGGCACGGAGCCTAGTTCGATATTAGCTCGTGGCTTGACCGGCAAGCAAACGGTCTACTTTACATGGCCAAGCGATGACGTAATCGGGTTAGAGGTCGTCGAGGTCGGTGGCAATGGCATTGCGGAAATGACGGGTTGTCTTGGGGCGCCTGGTCATTCGATAGAGATCGATAAGGACTCTTTGCGCTTCCCCGAAACGCAGACGTTTGACGATAGCCAAGTCAGCTTGGGACCCGAAATTATGACTACCCAGAAGGTCACCGACGCGGACTTCTTGACGAAAGTGTCTCCCAAGTATCCTGAGCTTATCAGAGAGCAAGGTATACAGGGTTTCGCGACAGTCGTCGTGATCGTCGAGAAGGGAGGCGATCTGATCGACGCAAGAATTTATCGATCTTCGGGAAACAAGGTGCTCGATCAATCCGCAATCGACGCTGCTCGCGCATCTACTTATTCGGAACCACGGATAGGCGACACACCGATTGTGGAAGCCTATCTCGCGGAATATCGCTGGGGCCTAGAGCCTAGGTAGTGCCGGCGAGTTTTTCCGTCAGCTTCTTATAGACCGCGTCGTGCAAGTCTCGGCGTTCGACGATCACTGCGGTGGGCGCCGACTGCCGGCACTTGTCGATGTCCTTCGCGGGCACGTCAGTCAGGAACACCGGCACATTGCGCGAGTTGAAGCCGTCTTTGATATATCGCGCCGCTTCGCGGCCATGCGAGGGGATGCGCCCGAGCGAGATGACGATGACATCGGGCCGCTCGCGGTTGAGGACATCGAAGAACGTCGGCCAGCGCGGCTCGGCTTCGACCAGTGACGCGCCCAATGCGGTGAGCGCCTCGCGGCGCGCAGCGCAATCCGGGTCGCTATCGAACTGGAGCAATAGTATCTTGGCCACGGTCGGATAAATTCGACCGCTCCATAGTTTCGGCCTGGGCAGCCTTGGCAAGGAAAGCGCAACCGCCGCCGAATCCCCCGTGCCCGGCGTCACAAGCCGGCCCCGTTATGGAAAGTTTGAGGAGTATTCTGATGGCAACCGCTGGAGCGACCAAAGTCAAAGGCATGGATGCGTCCTACTACACCGTGAAGGACATCAAGCGCGCAACTAAGTTCTACAACGCACTCCTGGGCCAAGAGCCTACGGTAACGGTCGGCGAGACCGTTGTCGAGTACACGTTCCCGAACGGCGAAACGTTCGGCCTGTACCAGACCGAAGAGTGGACGCCGCATGGCGGCATCTTGTTCTCGGTCGATGACGTCGGCGCGGCCGTCGCGGAGCACAAAGCGCGCGGCGTGAAATTCGACGGCGACGGTCACATCGAAGACACGCCGGTGTGCCACATGGCCTTCGGCGAGGACAGCGAAGGCAACACGTTCATCCTGCACCGGCGCAAATAGACGATGGCCACAGCTGAAGCGACAAGCGTCTGGGGCGTCGACGCGATCTACTACAGCGTCCGCGACCTAGACCGCGCGACCAAATTCTACACGGACCTGCTCGGCATGGAGCCCACCATGCCCATGCCGGGCTTCGGCGCCGAGTGGACGCTGCCAAACGGCGAGGCGTTCGGCATCATGAAGCTTCCGGAAGGCATGGAGGCCGAATTCGGCCGCTACTGGCGCGGCGGCTCGGGCGTCATGTTCGCGGTCCAGGATCTCGACGCGATCGTCGCCGCGGCCAAAACTCGCGGCGTCAAGTTCCACGATGATGGGAAGCTCGCCGAGACCCCGATCTGCTTCATGGTGTTCGGCGAGGATAGCGAAGGCAACACCTTCGCCTTGCATAAGCGCAAGTAGCCCCTGAGCGGGGACGCCCGGCCCGCACACGGAAACCCGCGTCCATGTCGCACGAGTCCGAACTCGATCTTCTTGCGAAGAAGCGGGCGCAGTCGCTCGCGCCCGCGGGCGAAGCCGCCATCGCCAAGCAGCACGAACGAGGCAAGCTGACCGCGCGCGAGCGCGTCGAGCGCCTGCTCGATGGCGGCAGCTTCGTCGAGCTTGACGCCTTTGCGGTGCACCGCACCGACGCATTCGGGCTGGGAGAGCGCCGCTTCGTCGGCGACGGCGTGATCACGGGCCATGGCACCATCGACGGCCGGCGCGTCTGCATCTTCTCTCAAGACTTCACCGTGCTGGGTGGGTCGCTAGGCGAAGTCTTCGCTGAGAAGATCTGCAAGGTCATGGACCTGGCGGTCAAGATCGGCTGCCCGATGATCGGCATCAACGATTCGGGCGGCGCGCGCATCCAAGAGGGCGTGGTCAGCCTGGGCGGTTACGCGGAGATCTTCTGGCGCAACGTGCAGGCGTCGGGCGTCATCCCGCAGATCTCGCTCATCGCCGGACCGTGCGCCGGCGGCGCCGTCTACAGCCCCGCCATCACCGACTTCATCATCATGGTCGACAAGATCTCACAGATGTTCATCACCGGACCCGAGGTCATCAAGACGGTCACCGGCGAGGAGGTCTCGTTCGAAGAGCTCGGCGGCGCGGTCACGCATAACGCCAAGAGCGGCGTCGCGCAATTCGTGGCGGCAGACGAAGACGAAGCGTTCGAGCAGATCAGGCACTTGCTCTCGTTCTTGCCTCAGAACAATTTGGACGATCCACCCTCCGTCGAGCCCGAGGACGACCCGAAGCGCACCGACCCGGGTCTCATCGATCTCATCCCGGCGGCGCCGAACCTGCCATATGACATGGTCAGCGTGATCACGCGGGTGGTCGACGACGGCGACTTCTTCGAGGTGCAGGCGCTGTATGGCGGTTCGTTGGTGGTCGGCTTTGCGCGTCTAGGCGGCCAGCCGGTCGGCATCGTCGCCAATCAGCCGAAAGTGCTGGCGGGCGTGCTCGACATCGCGTCGTCCGTCAAGGGCGCGCGCTTCGTGCGTTTCTGCGACGCGTTCAACATCCCGCTGGTCGTGTTCGTCGATGTGCCCGGCTTTCTGCCCGGCACGAGCCAGGAGTTCGGCGGCATCATCAAGCACGGCGCCAAACTGCTCTACGCGTTCGCCGAGGCCACCGTGCCCAAGGTCACGGTGGTCACGCGCAAGGCGTATGGCGGCGCGTACGATGTCATGAACAGCAAACACATCCGCGCCGATTTCAACGTCGCGTGGCCGACCGCGGAGATCGCCGTCATGGGACCGCCAGGGGCGGTGAAGATCATCTTCCGCGATGAGATCGCTGGCGCGGCCGATCCGGCCCTCAAGACCGACGAGCTGGTCAACGAGTACGTCGAGCGCTTCGCCAACCCGTACGTGGCGGCCGAACGCGGCTACCTGGACGACGTGATCGACCCAGCCAACACGCGCCCGGTGCTGATCGACGCCCTGCGGACCCTGCGGACCAAGCGCGTGGCGCGCCCGGCGCGCAAACACGGCAACATCCCGCTTTGAAGATCCTCGATGTGACGCCGCAGCCGACGGCCGAAGAGCTCGCGGCGATCGAGGCAGCGTTGAAAATCGTCGAGGAGAATGCGCGGACGAATACATTCGACGGTCGAATAAATTCGACCGCTCCATCGCGCACGGCGTGGTTGGAGGCGGCGCGGCGCGAGGCGCTCGATGACGGCGTTTAAGAAGATCCTCGTCGCCAATCGCGGCGAGATCGCGTTGCGCGTCATCCGCGCGTGTCGCGAGCTCGGGATCCCGACAGTGGCCGTCTACTCCGACGCCGACCGCGGAGCTGTCCACGTGGGCGCCGCCGACGAGGCCTATCGGCTGGGCCCCGCGCCGGCTGCACAATCGTACCTCAACGTCGAGCGGCTGATGGAGGTCGCGGCCCAGTCGGGCTGCGACGCCGTCCATCCCGGCTATGGCTTCCTTGCTGAGAACGCGCGGTTCGCGCGCACCTGCGCCGAGCACGGCCTGACGTTCATCGGACCGTCAGCAGACCTGATCGAGATGATGGGCGGCAAGATCGCGGCGCGGCGCGCGGCGACGGCGGCGGGCATCCCAGTCGTGCCGGGAACGATCGAGCCCGTCACCAACGCCGACGCCGTGCGCACACTCGCCAAGCAATTCGGCTATCCGATCGCGATCAAGGCGGCAGCGGGCGGCGGCGGCAAGGGTCTGAAGGTCGCGCACGACGCCGGCGAAGTCACGCACGCGATCGAGATGGCTCAGCGCGAGGCGTCGGCCTATTTCGGCGACGGCACGCTCTATGTCGAGAAATATCTCGCGCGGCCAAAGCATGTCGAGGTCCAGATCTTCGGCGACAAGTATGGCAACGTCGTCCATTTTGGCGAGCGCGATTGCTCGATGCAGCGGCGCCACCAAAAACTCGTCGAGGAGACGCCGGCCTCCATCTCTGCGCAAGTGCGCGATGGCCTGCTCGCTGCGGCAGCAAAGCTCGCGCGCTCGATCAAGTACGACAGCGCGGGCACGATCGAATGCCTTGTCGATGATGACGACTTCTACTTCCTCGAGATGAACACGCGCATCCAAGTCGAGCACACGGTGACCGAGATGGTGTGGGGCTTGGACTTGGTCAAGGCGCAGATCCGCGTCGCGGCGGGCGAGCGGCTCTGGTTCTCACAGTCCGATCTCTCGCCGCGCGGGCACGCCATCGAGTGCCGGATCAACGCCGAGTCGCCAGCCGACGATTTCCGGCCGCACGCAGGGCGCATCGAGCGTTACAGGGAGCCCGGCGGTCCGGGCGTGCGCGTGGACGCCGCTGGGGTCGCGGGCACCGTCATCCCTCAAGAGTACGATTCGCTCATCGGCAAACTGGTCGTGTGGGGCCAGGACCGCGACGAAGCGCGCGCGCGGATGCAGCGCGCGCTCGGCGAGTTCGACATCGCCGGCGTGGAGACGACCATCCCGTTCTTGCGCATGCTGCTCGCCGATCCGGCGTTCGCACGCGGCGACTATACCACGCTGAGCGTCGACGAGTTCAGGCGGCTGCACGCAAGCGCTATCGAAGCGGCGTACCCGCGCGCGTCGAGCGAGGGCGGAGAGGGCGCCGCGGAGCCCAAGCCGACGACGCTCGCAGTCGAAGTGGACGACAAACGCTTCAACGTGCGCGTGCTGGGCCTGAACGGCGCCCGGACGGCCGCGTCGCGGCGCGCGCCGCGTTTCAAACCTGCCAAGCGCGTGAGCACGAACTCCGCGTCGGTCGCCGCGCCCATGCACGGCATCGTCGCCGAGATCCGAGTCAAACCGGGCGATAACGTGCAAGATGGCCAGGTCGTGGCGGTCATCGAGGCGATGAAGATGATGAACGAAGTGATCGCGCATCGAGCCGGCGTCGTCGCGTCGATCAGCGCCAAGGCGGGCGATACGATCGAGACCGGTTCGCCCCTCCTCGCACTCGAGACCCTCGGGGAGTGACCGATTGTGCCGTTGCCTTGAAGCTCGAGGTGTGCTGCATCGACTGACCGAAAAGCCCCAAGCCATCGGCGTGGCTCGTGCTGGGAGGCCCTATGAGTTCGAAGCCGGTCATCACGTTCGTCTTATCCGCATTGGTCATGGGTCTTGCCGCATGCAGCAGCAGCTCCACCAGCACGCCGACGCCAACGCCGCTTGCGCAGAATCTGTACGCCGTCGACTTCAACTCGGGCAAGCTTTACGTCTACCCACTGCCCGCCTCCGCCGCATCCATGCCGACGGTCACCGTCGCCACCGGCTTCACGGCGCTCTACGACGCGGAGTTCGATTCGTCCGGGATGCTTTGGGTCGACAACGATTTGAATCCATCGATCATCTACGGGTACATGCTGCCTTTGACATCCGCGAGCGTGCCGGCCGCGACGGTCAACATGACCGGTACGAACAACGCGCTCAGTTTCACCTTCGATCCGACCGGCACTCTGTGGGTGGTGGACGATGGGAACGGCGCGCTGCTGGGTTTCCATGGACCGTTCATGGGTGTATCGACCCCCGCAGCGTTCGCCGACATCGCGATCACCGCCCCAGCCAACGTCATCTCGGACAGCAGCGGCGACCTGTATGTGGCCGCGAACGACCACGTGGTCCGGCTGAACGCCCCGCCGACCACGATCAATGCGAATCTTTCGCCGCTGACCCAACCGATCGCGATGCTGCTCGACACCGCGGGCAATCTGTACGTCGGCGACTTCGCGAATGGCAATCTGTATCGCTATAACGCGCCGGTCAGCGACGGCGCGACGCCGGCGATCACGGACCTGCAAGCGACGAGCGCTCTTATCCATCCCTACTACATGGCGCTCGACCACGCGGGCAATCTGTACATCTCCGACTGCTCGAGCACGATCAAGGTCTACGCCACGGCGTCGTTCAGCGCCACCTCTGCGCCGGCATATACGCTACCATTCCCGGGCGGCACGGGCTGCTCGACCGGGCTCGCCGTCCGCTAGGCTGCGGCATCGGGAGCGCCGAACGGCTCTTCTGATGCACGAACGAGAGACCGACAGCGGCATCCCGATCAAGCCGGTCTATACGGCTGGGGATGTCGCCGATCTCGACCTGGCGCACCAGCCGCTGCCGGGCGAGTATCCGTTCACGCGCGGAATCCAGCGCGAGATGTATCGCGCGCGCTTGTGGACGATGCGCCAGTACGCCGGCTTCGCCACAGCCAAAGAGTCGAACGAGCGCTATCGTTATCTGCTGGCACACGGGCAGATGGGACTGTCGGTAGCGTTCGACCTCCCGACGCAGATGGGCATGGATTCGGATGCGCCGTTGGCTTCCGGTGAGGTGGGCCGCACCGGCGTCGCCATCGACACCATCGAGGATATGTCGACGCTCTTCGACGACATCCCGTTGGATCAGGTCAGCGTCTCGATGACGATCAATGCGCCGGCGGCCATCCTACTGGCGTTGTATCTCGCGCTCGCACGGCGGCGCGGTATACCGTTCTCGAAATTGTCCGGCACGTCGCAGAACGATATCCTCAAAGAGTACGCCGCGCGCGGCACGTACATCTATCCGCCGGAGCCGTCGATGCGGCTGGTCACCGATCTGATGGCGTATTGCGCGCGCGAAGTGCCCAAGTGGAACACCATCAGCGTCAGCGGTTATCACATCCGCGAGGCCGGCTCGACGGCCGCGCAAGAGCTCGCGTTCACGCTCTCCAACGGGCGCGCCTATTTGCGCGCCGCCGCCGACGCCGGGCTGCCGGTGGACGACGTCGCCGCGCGCATGTCGTTCTTCTGGAACGCGCACAACGATTTTTTCGAGGAGATCGCCAAGTTCCGCGCAGCGCGGCTGCTGTGGGCGCAGATCGTGCGCGACGGTTTTGGCTCGAAGTCCTCCAAAGCGTGGCTCATGCGCTTCCACACCCAGACCGGCGGCTCGACGCTTACCGCCCAGGAGCCGGAGAATAACGTCGTGCGCGTCGCGCTGCAGGCGCTGGCCGCGGTGCTGGGGGGCACGCAATCACTGCACACCAATAGCATGGACGAGGCGCTCGCGCTGCCGACGCAGGCCGCGGCGAAACTCGCGCTGCGCACGCAGCAGATCATCGCCTATGAGAGCGGTGTCCCCAACACCGCCGATCCGTTGGCCGGCTCGTACTTCGTGGAGCGCCTGACCTGCGAGCTGGCGGACAAGGCGCGAGAGATCATGGCCGAGGTCGACAAGCGGGGCGGTGCGGTCGCGACGATCGAGAGCGGTTGGATGCAAGAGCAGATCGCCGACAGCGCGTACCGCGCGCAAGCGCGGCTTGAGCGCGGCGAGGCGACGGTCGTGGGCGTCAACAAGTTCGTCGAACCCGGGTCTTCTTCTGCCGCGCCGGCGCTGCAGCGCATCGATCCGTCGGTCGAGCGCGAACAGCGCGAGCGGCTGGCGGCGTTTCGCGCGCACCGCGACGGCTCGGCGGCCGCAGCGCGGCTGGCCGCCGTCAAACGCGCGGCCTCATCGGGTGCGCCGCTCATGCCCGAATTCGTCGAGGCGGTCGACGCCGGCTGCACGCTCGGCGAGGTCGCCGATGCGCTGCGCGAAGTCTTCTCAGTCTATCATCCGGCGGCCGTCGTGTGATGCACGAGCCGCACCTTGACCACATCGCGCTCGTGGTGGCCGATCTCGAGCGCAGTGCGGCGCTGTACGCGTCCCTCGGCTTCGAGCAGCGCTACCGCGAGACGGTAGCCGATCAGGGTGTGGAGATCGTCGGCATGCGCGCGGGCGACTCTACGATCGAGCTCTTGCGGCCGCTGTCTGCAGATTCGCCGTTGGTGCGCTTCTTAGGCGACAAGGAATCCCGCCTGCACCATATCGCGTACCGAGTCGCCGACATCGATGCCGAACTATCGCGGCTGCGATCGCACGGCGTTCGCCTCATCGACGAACGCCCGCGCCGCGGCGCGCACGGCAACCTGATCGCGTTCATCCATCCGAGCGCGACCGGAGATGCTCTCATCGAGATCTGCCAGCCACCCACACCTGCCGCTTAGGGCGAGGCGGTCTTCGGCGCCAAGCGAGAGTCCACGCGCACTTCGAATGTGCGCTGCCACGGCAGGTACAGCCCTAGCTCGCTTTGCGTCCAACCGTCGGGCGCGAAGGAGCCGTCGAAGATATCGATGGCCAGCGGCCACAGCATGCGGCGCATCTGCGACTCGGCGTTTTGCGTGCCGACACCCAGCGCGTAGGTGTCATACCCTCGCGCGCGCAGGTCGGCGTTGAGCGGCGGCCGGACGAGCAAGCGGTACGCGTAGTCATCGACGTAGCGGTCGAACAGGAAGTTCGCCCGTGCCGACACCGGCGAGCTACCGAAACGCTCGCCGAGCGAGAAACACGTGCCGGCCGCGAGCGCCGTGCCGGCCGAGTTCGCGGTCGTGTTCCATGAGGCGTAGGCGACCGGGCGGGCGGCCACTCCCGCCGCGCGCAAAGCGTCAACGGTCATGCGCTCCTGTTCGGGGGCGTCGGCAATAAAGGTCAAGTCCGCGATCGCGATGCGGTATCCGTGGCGCACATCGTCGGTCAGCGAATCCAGATAGCTGCGCAAATCCGGCGTCGTCGATGGCACGATGACGTAGAGCCTGAGATCCACCAGATAGCCAGTCCTGGGAAGGTTCAACGCCCGCACCAGCCCGTCGATCGTCTGTCCGACCGGCGCATCCTCAAGCGGGTCTTGCATCTGCGGGCCGCGCGGAGTCGAGTACTCGATTGAGATCGGGGGATACCACGCCGCCGCGTCCTCGATCGCGCGAGTCACCGCCACCATGCCCATCTCATCCGCGCCGGAACTGATGGTCACGCGGTCGCCGACCCGCAGCCGGCCGATCAGCGCGCGCAGACGGCCTTGCTCGCTGATCTGGAGACCGTCGGGGGATCCGGCGTCATCCTGCGTGATCGCCAGCCAGGCGACGCTGCCCTGTGCGGCCATCGTCACAAGCGATTCGTCCGTGTCGATATCACGCGCACGCGCGCCGATGTAAT
Proteins encoded in this window:
- a CDS encoding VOC family protein; amino-acid sequence: MATAEATSVWGVDAIYYSVRDLDRATKFYTDLLGMEPTMPMPGFGAEWTLPNGEAFGIMKLPEGMEAEFGRYWRGGSGVMFAVQDLDAIVAAAKTRGVKFHDDGKLAETPICFMVFGEDSEGNTFALHKRK
- a CDS encoding VOC family protein, translated to MATAGATKVKGMDASYYTVKDIKRATKFYNALLGQEPTVTVGETVVEYTFPNGETFGLYQTEEWTPHGGILFSVDDVGAAVAEHKARGVKFDGDGHIEDTPVCHMAFGEDSEGNTFILHRRK
- a CDS encoding acyl-CoA carboxylase subunit beta, with the translated sequence MSHESELDLLAKKRAQSLAPAGEAAIAKQHERGKLTARERVERLLDGGSFVELDAFAVHRTDAFGLGERRFVGDGVITGHGTIDGRRVCIFSQDFTVLGGSLGEVFAEKICKVMDLAVKIGCPMIGINDSGGARIQEGVVSLGGYAEIFWRNVQASGVIPQISLIAGPCAGGAVYSPAITDFIIMVDKISQMFITGPEVIKTVTGEEVSFEELGGAVTHNAKSGVAQFVAADEDEAFEQIRHLLSFLPQNNLDDPPSVEPEDDPKRTDPGLIDLIPAAPNLPYDMVSVITRVVDDGDFFEVQALYGGSLVVGFARLGGQPVGIVANQPKVLAGVLDIASSVKGARFVRFCDAFNIPLVVFVDVPGFLPGTSQEFGGIIKHGAKLLYAFAEATVPKVTVVTRKAYGGAYDVMNSKHIRADFNVAWPTAEIAVMGPPGAVKIIFRDEIAGAADPALKTDELVNEYVERFANPYVAAERGYLDDVIDPANTRPVLIDALRTLRTKRVARPARKHGNIPL
- a CDS encoding TonB family protein, translated to PQDLQPPGDRRGHAVFGMTPDGATNGPAVDWKTLAPGVGYLRISSFPDSMQSVLRWAMSDVGRDRALVLDLRGNPGGLVDSVDAVAGVFLPVGTLISTGTRRYHFFGSQRFTATSDAGVTYGGRLVVLVDTNSRSGAESLARALQYYHRATLVGTQTAGKVLGVDVEMALDDGGLLRVATLDMHAPDGQRLEGHGVSPDLTVSAATRQVPAALALLDETTTTAPTAAPDAFGCPIGVKGLWRRAIGSVHGYMIYRLEIETTGRIDRARLLAQGAKGTEPSSILARGLTGKQTVYFTWPSDDVIGLEVVEVGGNGIAEMTGCLGAPGHSIEIDKDSLRFPETQTFDDSQVSLGPEIMTTQKVTDADFLTKVSPKYPELIREQGIQGFATVVVIVEKGGDLIDARIYRSSGNKVLDQSAIDAARASTYSEPRIGDTPIVEAYLAEYRWGLEPR
- a CDS encoding acetyl-CoA carboxylase biotin carboxylase subunit — translated: MTAFKKILVANRGEIALRVIRACRELGIPTVAVYSDADRGAVHVGAADEAYRLGPAPAAQSYLNVERLMEVAAQSGCDAVHPGYGFLAENARFARTCAEHGLTFIGPSADLIEMMGGKIAARRAATAAGIPVVPGTIEPVTNADAVRTLAKQFGYPIAIKAAAGGGGKGLKVAHDAGEVTHAIEMAQREASAYFGDGTLYVEKYLARPKHVEVQIFGDKYGNVVHFGERDCSMQRRHQKLVEETPASISAQVRDGLLAAAAKLARSIKYDSAGTIECLVDDDDFYFLEMNTRIQVEHTVTEMVWGLDLVKAQIRVAAGERLWFSQSDLSPRGHAIECRINAESPADDFRPHAGRIERYREPGGPGVRVDAAGVAGTVIPQEYDSLIGKLVVWGQDRDEARARMQRALGEFDIAGVETTIPFLRMLLADPAFARGDYTTLSVDEFRRLHASAIEAAYPRASSEGGEGAAEPKPTTLAVEVDDKRFNVRVLGLNGARTAASRRAPRFKPAKRVSTNSASVAAPMHGIVAEIRVKPGDNVQDGQVVAVIEAMKMMNEVIAHRAGVVASISAKAGDTIETGSPLLALETLGE
- a CDS encoding methylmalonyl-CoA mutase family protein is translated as MHERETDSGIPIKPVYTAGDVADLDLAHQPLPGEYPFTRGIQREMYRARLWTMRQYAGFATAKESNERYRYLLAHGQMGLSVAFDLPTQMGMDSDAPLASGEVGRTGVAIDTIEDMSTLFDDIPLDQVSVSMTINAPAAILLALYLALARRRGIPFSKLSGTSQNDILKEYAARGTYIYPPEPSMRLVTDLMAYCAREVPKWNTISVSGYHIREAGSTAAQELAFTLSNGRAYLRAAADAGLPVDDVAARMSFFWNAHNDFFEEIAKFRAARLLWAQIVRDGFGSKSSKAWLMRFHTQTGGSTLTAQEPENNVVRVALQALAAVLGGTQSLHTNSMDEALALPTQAAAKLALRTQQIIAYESGVPNTADPLAGSYFVERLTCELADKAREIMAEVDKRGGAVATIESGWMQEQIADSAYRAQARLERGEATVVGVNKFVEPGSSSAAPALQRIDPSVEREQRERLAAFRAHRDGSAAAARLAAVKRAASSGAPLMPEFVEAVDAGCTLGEVADALREVFSVYHPAAVV
- the mce gene encoding methylmalonyl-CoA epimerase, translating into MHEPHLDHIALVVADLERSAALYASLGFEQRYRETVADQGVEIVGMRAGDSTIELLRPLSADSPLVRFLGDKESRLHHIAYRVADIDAELSRLRSHGVRLIDERPRRGAHGNLIAFIHPSATGDALIEICQPPTPAA
- a CDS encoding DUF4127 family protein, producing MGAAARGSGADATLPLGVAVEFIRPPTRRYGAVEFIRPPARAGRTTPAPRTLGSSGYFDSFARWLRLSPSPTPRLSAWSARALLTTAISCAAIAGALVAPAAAATPPSSIRIAFIPMDDRPATELFPQRTAAICGAQLILPPPGLLGHFIQAGDADGLTRWLLGLDTTGLSALVVSADMLAYGGLVASRTAATPLADARTRIGALARFHELHPTVPIYVFGTIMRLTPTETPQSEAYLDALASYARLAGAPHPSPDQAVQLADYRRQIPDSAYWDYIGARARDIDTDESLVTMAAQGSVAWLAITQDDAGSPDGLQISEQGRLRALIGRLRVGDRVTISSGADEMGMVAVTRAIEDAAAWYPPISIEYSTPRGPQMQDPLEDAPVGQTIDGLVRALNLPRTGYLVDLRLYVIVPSTTPDLRSYLDSLTDDVRHGYRIAIADLTFIADAPEQERMTVDALRAAGVAARPVAYASWNTTANSAGTALAAGTCFSLGERFGSSPVSARANFLFDRYVDDYAYRLLVRPPLNADLRARGYDTYALGVGTQNAESQMRRMLWPLAIDIFDGSFAPDGWTQSELGLYLPWQRTFEVRVDSRLAPKTASP